A genomic stretch from Roseofilum casamattae BLCC-M143 includes:
- a CDS encoding calcium/sodium antiporter, protein MTSAIAVWAVIFILSLAVLIKSSDYFTDSAEVIGVFFRFPAFIVGVLILSIGTSLPELLSSLVAVLNGSSEIVFGNVLGSNIANIFLIVGVAAVMSKGLVLEYDLSRVDLPLLLGSAFLLILAVINQQFSQGEAIFCILGYIVYLLYTISTRNNEPETGDRPSKQFPIKDAIILVLSCVGLYFGAVWTIESVTKISELLNIGTHIIAVSAVALGTSLPELLVTLNAASKGNAEIALGNVVGSNIFNSLVVMGIPGLVGKLEINQDLLVVGLPFMAAGTLLFYTVAQDKNITQWEGLLFFVFYGLFITKFFGLA, encoded by the coding sequence ATGACATCTGCGATCGCTGTTTGGGCTGTAATCTTTATTCTGAGTTTAGCAGTTTTAATTAAATCCTCTGATTATTTTACTGACTCGGCTGAAGTTATTGGCGTATTTTTCCGGTTTCCTGCGTTTATTGTGGGAGTCTTGATTTTATCAATTGGCACATCTCTTCCGGAACTCCTTTCTTCTTTAGTTGCCGTCCTCAATGGCTCGTCGGAAATTGTCTTTGGCAATGTCCTTGGCTCGAATATTGCCAATATTTTTCTCATTGTTGGCGTTGCTGCCGTTATGAGTAAAGGGTTAGTCTTAGAATACGATCTGAGCCGAGTCGATCTGCCGCTACTTCTCGGCTCGGCATTTCTCTTAATTTTAGCAGTAATTAACCAGCAATTTTCGCAAGGGGAAGCGATTTTCTGTATTTTAGGATATATCGTTTACCTTCTCTATACTATTAGTACCAGAAATAACGAACCGGAAACTGGCGATCGCCCATCGAAACAGTTTCCAATCAAAGATGCTATTATTTTAGTCTTAAGTTGTGTGGGTCTATATTTTGGCGCGGTATGGACAATCGAATCCGTTACTAAAATATCAGAACTTTTGAATATTGGAACTCATATTATCGCGGTTAGTGCCGTAGCTTTAGGTACTTCACTACCGGAACTCTTAGTAACGCTGAATGCTGCCAGCAAAGGGAATGCAGAGATTGCCTTGGGAAATGTGGTTGGCTCGAATATTTTTAACTCTCTAGTAGTCATGGGAATTCCAGGATTAGTTGGAAAACTAGAGATTAATCAAGATTTATTGGTTGTAGGATTACCTTTCATGGCTGCCGGAACTCTACTCTTTTACACGGTTGCTCAAGATAAGAATATTACGCAGTGGGAAGGGTTACTCTTTTTCGTCTTCTACGGGTTGTTTATTACCAAGTTTTTCGGACTCGCTTGA
- the isiD gene encoding protein IsiD: MTTISKQTVSRMTSEEVAMLAKRLEQDDYSNAFEGLQDWHLLRAIAFQRPEMVDMVQPYLYLLDIEAYDEA; the protein is encoded by the coding sequence ATGACTACCATCTCCAAGCAAACGGTTTCTCGCATGACTTCTGAGGAAGTAGCGATGCTGGCGAAACGTTTAGAACAGGACGATTATAGTAATGCCTTTGAGGGATTGCAAGATTGGCATTTGTTGCGCGCGATCGCCTTCCAGCGTCCGGAAATGGTAGATATGGTTCAGCCCTATCTGTATCTACTCGATATTGAAGCCTATGACGAAGCTTAA
- a CDS encoding alpha/beta fold hydrolase: MVQPIAEFESQFGARRTWVWRGWRIRYTYIRSFAHPEATPLVLLHGFGSAIGQWRYNLQPLSQFHSVYALDLLGFGASQKAPEHYGSELWMAQVYEFWQTWIQQPIILVGHSLGGSVALAIADTYPEMVKGLVLFTVAPSRDELFSSKLQATAASLESVFTPGFLLRPLFSLLFYQPWLVPFVRQGLRSAYINKAFVDEELVEIIATPPQDPGAADVLCRMFQAKNKPGYTPHVGRTFSRLEMPILLLWGQQDPFFAIHRARQLVTQNSGATLVEIEDAGHCVYDEQPERVNQALLEWIRIADLG, translated from the coding sequence GTGGTGCAACCGATCGCGGAATTTGAGTCGCAATTTGGCGCGCGACGAACCTGGGTTTGGCGAGGATGGCGCATCCGATACACGTATATTCGTAGTTTTGCCCATCCAGAAGCGACACCACTGGTATTGTTGCATGGGTTCGGATCGGCGATCGGTCAATGGCGTTATAATCTTCAGCCTCTAAGCCAATTTCACTCGGTTTATGCCTTAGATTTACTCGGATTTGGTGCGTCGCAAAAAGCTCCAGAACACTACGGAAGCGAGCTGTGGATGGCGCAAGTGTATGAATTTTGGCAAACTTGGATTCAACAACCGATTATCCTAGTCGGACATTCTTTAGGAGGCTCGGTTGCCTTAGCGATCGCCGATACTTATCCGGAAATGGTGAAAGGACTGGTTTTGTTTACTGTTGCTCCTTCCCGCGACGAACTGTTTAGCTCCAAACTGCAAGCAACAGCAGCTTCTTTAGAAAGCGTCTTCACCCCTGGATTTTTACTGCGACCTCTATTTAGTCTCCTCTTCTACCAACCTTGGTTAGTGCCTTTTGTCCGCCAAGGATTGCGATCGGCGTATATTAATAAAGCATTTGTTGATGAGGAATTAGTCGAAATTATTGCCACTCCCCCTCAAGATCCCGGTGCAGCAGACGTGCTCTGTCGCATGTTTCAAGCCAAAAATAAACCAGGATATACTCCCCATGTCGGACGTACATTTTCCCGCCTAGAAATGCCCATTCTTCTCCTTTGGGGACAGCAAGACCCTTTTTTTGCCATTCATCGAGCGAGGCAGCTAGTGACGCAAAATTCAGGAGCCACTCTGGTTGAAATTGAAGACGCCGGACATTGCGTTTATGACGAACAACCGGAACGAGTCAATCAAGCTCTTTTGGAATGGATAAGGATAGCAGATTTAGGATAA
- a CDS encoding ABC transporter substrate-binding protein — MSHRFHTSLSQWIALTLAIVLSSTLVACSQPTGSSVDKDSVTSQGNPPLESVQRIVALTSLSADITQQLDSTKLVGIPGSPLLDNDPRFAELTKVSQGQTPPSLEKIIALEPDLVIGATGFHDRIAARLAELEIDTYLTTLDSWQSLEELTKAIASAINVDPEPLLSQYEQFIQSPAQSDSSLLILASTQPILSPNKNSWSGDLLTRLNIENVVADLQGNAPISGYITLSPEKLIQIDPDRLIVIQFGGQSPLPELQENGFWSELKAVKNEDVHVFDYYGLINPGSIAAIAKASAQLQELRAIEN, encoded by the coding sequence TTGAGCCACAGGTTTCATACATCTCTATCCCAATGGATAGCTCTAACTCTAGCCATCGTTTTGAGTTCTACCCTAGTGGCTTGCAGTCAACCAACGGGTTCCAGTGTAGACAAAGATTCGGTAACCTCTCAAGGGAATCCACCTCTAGAAAGCGTACAACGTATCGTTGCCTTAACCTCTCTGTCTGCCGATATTACGCAACAGTTAGATAGCACAAAACTTGTGGGAATTCCGGGTAGTCCGCTGTTAGATAACGATCCTCGTTTTGCCGAGCTGACGAAAGTGAGTCAAGGACAAACGCCACCGAGTTTAGAGAAAATAATTGCTCTGGAACCGGATTTAGTTATTGGCGCCACCGGATTTCACGATCGCATTGCCGCACGTCTGGCAGAATTAGAAATAGACACGTATTTAACGACGTTAGATAGTTGGCAAAGTTTAGAGGAATTAACGAAAGCGATCGCATCTGCCATTAATGTCGATCCCGAACCTCTCTTATCCCAATACGAGCAATTTATCCAATCCCCCGCTCAGTCCGATTCTTCTCTCCTAATTCTCGCCAGTACTCAACCTATTCTTTCTCCGAATAAGAATAGTTGGTCGGGAGATTTGTTAACGCGGTTAAATATTGAGAATGTAGTGGCAGACTTGCAAGGGAATGCTCCAATTAGCGGCTATATTACCCTCTCTCCAGAAAAGCTAATTCAGATCGATCCCGATCGCCTAATCGTGATTCAGTTTGGCGGACAATCTCCCTTACCCGAACTCCAGGAAAATGGATTTTGGTCGGAACTGAAAGCAGTGAAAAATGAAGACGTTCATGTATTCGATTATTATGGATTGATTAATCCGGGGAGTATTGCAGCCATTGCGAAAGCGAGCGCGCAATTACAAGAACTGAGAGCGATCGAAAATTAA
- a CDS encoding thermonuclease family protein: MKFNPIVLIPMLLSSCSWSLMQSLEGFEECLFVPGSVVSGDRLQVTCDRQTLTIDLCGMVAPDMRQPFGEEARDHLRSLIEQGDREDGRVRVTLYAIQEDNRDRTVADVFIPRRTQNLGEIHLNSRMTSDGYGWKLKRYAKECPSDFSIAEGQQSAKDKKIGLWADPNAIAPWQWRQEYYKRR; this comes from the coding sequence ATGAAATTCAATCCCATTGTTCTCATTCCAATGCTGCTCTCGAGTTGTTCTTGGTCTCTAATGCAATCTCTAGAGGGCTTTGAAGAGTGCCTATTTGTTCCGGGTTCAGTCGTTAGTGGCGATCGCCTACAGGTGACTTGCGATCGCCAAACCCTAACGATAGACTTGTGCGGGATGGTTGCTCCCGATATGCGACAACCCTTTGGTGAAGAAGCGCGGGACCATTTGCGATCGCTCATCGAACAAGGCGATCGCGAGGACGGTCGAGTGCGCGTGACGTTGTATGCTATTCAGGAGGACAATCGCGATCGCACAGTTGCTGACGTGTTTATTCCTCGCCGCACTCAAAATCTGGGCGAAATTCACCTCAACAGTCGCATGACCTCCGATGGTTATGGTTGGAAGTTAAAGCGATATGCTAAAGAATGTCCCAGTGACTTTAGCATTGCCGAGGGTCAGCAGAGTGCTAAAGATAAGAAAATTGGACTTTGGGCCGATCCAAATGCGATCGCGCCGTGGCAGTGGCGACAAGAGTATTATAAACGTAGATAA
- a CDS encoding AAA family ATPase has translation MIDPQEMEDLLDEIYNNCAPTPLQPGDPRYVDCRAVRGDEDVLKDLGRTVRRSDDFTYQLYSGYRGSGKTTELLRLKKDLEDRGHVVVYFAADEEDISVQDAQYTDILLACTRHLLKGLRDSNSAPILNWLKDRLRDLQDVMLTEINIDELNLELGLKEFAKITAAVRAEPGQRQKIRDRIEPHTETLIQALNAFIADGKQHLPGKTKLLVVADNLDRIVPIFRDNGRSNHEEIFLDRHEQLKSLECHIIYTVPISFIYSQWSTELKDNYGIPQVLPSIMVRSENHDRYNKGLQILRNIIHLRVPERLRNSLVPDVFESEAVLQELCLMSGGYVRDLVQLMQEAINKTETLPIQARAVQRATDALRDIYRRAVEHNWWDVLREVHQSKTIENEQVERSLLFSRCVLEYRYFDDNGDKRTWYDVHPVLWKEL, from the coding sequence ATGATTGACCCCCAGGAAATGGAAGATCTCCTCGATGAGATATACAACAACTGCGCTCCGACACCGTTGCAACCCGGAGACCCCAGATATGTGGACTGTCGTGCCGTGCGCGGGGACGAGGACGTGCTGAAAGACTTGGGGAGGACGGTAAGGCGATCGGACGATTTCACCTATCAATTGTACTCAGGCTATCGCGGATCGGGGAAAACCACGGAACTGCTGCGCCTGAAAAAAGATTTAGAAGATCGGGGTCATGTGGTCGTTTATTTCGCTGCCGATGAAGAAGATATCAGCGTTCAAGATGCGCAGTATACCGATATTTTGCTCGCCTGTACTCGCCATTTACTCAAGGGGTTGCGCGACTCCAACTCTGCTCCTATTCTCAATTGGCTTAAAGATCGCCTGCGAGATCTGCAAGATGTGATGCTGACAGAGATTAACATCGACGAACTGAATTTAGAACTGGGACTCAAAGAATTTGCTAAAATCACCGCAGCAGTAAGGGCAGAACCGGGACAGCGGCAGAAAATTCGCGATCGCATCGAACCGCACACGGAAACGCTGATTCAGGCGTTAAATGCATTTATTGCCGATGGGAAACAGCATTTACCCGGGAAAACCAAACTTCTAGTTGTTGCCGATAACTTAGACCGAATCGTACCCATTTTCCGCGATAACGGCCGCAGCAACCATGAAGAAATCTTTCTCGACCGACACGAGCAACTGAAATCTCTAGAATGCCATATTATCTACACCGTACCCATTTCATTCATTTATTCGCAATGGTCAACGGAACTAAAAGATAACTATGGCATTCCCCAGGTCTTGCCCTCAATTATGGTGCGTTCTGAAAACCACGATCGTTACAACAAAGGATTGCAAATCCTACGCAATATTATTCACCTGCGAGTTCCCGAACGCTTGCGCAATTCTCTCGTACCTGATGTATTTGAATCAGAAGCGGTTTTGCAAGAATTATGTTTGATGAGTGGCGGTTACGTGCGGGATTTGGTGCAATTGATGCAAGAAGCGATTAATAAAACCGAGACCCTACCAATTCAGGCGCGAGCAGTACAACGAGCAACAGATGCGTTGCGGGATATCTATCGCCGTGCAGTAGAACACAACTGGTGGGATGTACTGCGGGAGGTTCATCAGTCGAAGACAATTGAAAATGAGCAAGTGGAGCGCAGTTTATTATTTAGCCGCTGTGTGTTGGAATATCGATATTTTGACGATAATGGAGATAAGCGCACTTGGTACGATGTCCATCCAGTGCTGTGGAAGGAGCTGTGA
- a CDS encoding tetratricopeptide repeat protein yields MTEDITGDKYSFAPWEQSNSETVEVINDLLRTLRRKKGFGLFFVQCNNPTRREEVITAIQQSFPQKQIEKIELNRQNETLYEELLECYQTKHIEIALITGVEQALYSYQDTQRLAGWSSEEIYGLSWKGVPPILSHLNRQREVFEANLPISLVFLVYSFAIDYFVQRAPDFFDWRSGFFDLVDSSDNLPIIHEELAHKRYDKYVLLSPEERTILNLNIKDRISQITLSDRDWTSQLLREQGLVFTSDFNHKQALHCYDRALELQPDYYPAWNGRGTALSKLERYEEALESYDRALELQADAHRVWSNRGNILSKLKRYEEALESYNRALQLQPEYHRAWYNRGITLSKLQRYRESVESYSQAIQLQPNHHHAWINLGYSLLKMGRKTEAFESLDKALEINKDKAKFLYHQACFFAILGKKEKSLNALSKSIELDPTRKKIAKVEWEFEIFREDSKYKLIVEL; encoded by the coding sequence ATGACAGAAGATATTACTGGTGACAAATACAGTTTTGCACCCTGGGAACAGTCGAATTCAGAAACAGTAGAAGTCATTAACGATCTCTTGCGGACATTGCGGCGCAAGAAGGGGTTTGGGTTGTTTTTTGTCCAGTGTAATAATCCGACTCGGCGAGAAGAAGTTATTACAGCCATTCAGCAGTCTTTTCCCCAGAAGCAGATCGAGAAGATTGAGTTAAATCGTCAGAATGAAACTCTATATGAAGAATTGCTGGAGTGTTATCAGACAAAACATATTGAAATCGCTTTAATTACAGGAGTAGAGCAGGCACTATATAGCTATCAAGACACCCAGCGTCTTGCTGGTTGGAGTTCCGAGGAGATTTATGGTTTGAGTTGGAAAGGAGTGCCACCAATACTAAGTCATTTAAATCGACAACGGGAGGTTTTTGAGGCCAATTTACCTATTTCTCTCGTCTTTCTGGTTTACAGTTTTGCGATCGATTATTTTGTCCAACGCGCACCAGATTTTTTTGATTGGCGATCGGGCTTCTTCGATTTAGTGGATAGTTCGGATAATTTGCCAATAATTCATGAAGAACTAGCTCACAAACGTTACGATAAATATGTCCTTCTTAGCCCGGAGGAACGGACAATATTAAATTTAAATATCAAGGATAGAATATCACAAATTACTTTATCCGATCGTGATTGGACTTCACAGTTACTTCGAGAACAAGGGCTAGTATTTACAAGTGATTTTAATCATAAACAGGCACTGCATTGTTACGATCGCGCTCTAGAACTGCAACCCGATTATTATCCAGCCTGGAATGGTCGAGGTACTGCTCTCTCTAAATTAGAGCGATATGAAGAGGCTCTTGAGAGCTACGATCGTGCCTTAGAACTTCAAGCAGATGCTCATCGGGTTTGGAGTAATCGAGGGAATATTCTCTCTAAATTAAAGCGATATGAAGAAGCTCTCGAGAGCTATAATCGTGCTCTACAACTGCAACCAGAATATCACCGAGCTTGGTATAACAGAGGTATTACTTTATCTAAATTACAGAGATATCGAGAATCTGTAGAGAGTTATAGTCAAGCGATTCAATTACAACCAAACCATCACCATGCTTGGATCAACCTAGGTTATTCTTTATTGAAGATGGGGCGGAAGACAGAAGCATTTGAAAGCCTTGATAAGGCACTAGAGATAAACAAAGATAAGGCGAAATTCTTATATCATCAAGCCTGTTTTTTTGCGATTTTGGGTAAAAAAGAGAAATCCCTCAATGCTTTGTCAAAATCAATAGAATTGGATCCAACTAGAAAGAAAATCGCAAAAGTGGAGTGGGAGTTTGAGATTTTTCGAGAGGATTCTAAGTATAAATTAATAGTCGAATTATAG
- a CDS encoding cysteine desulfurase family protein has protein sequence MQIYLDYSATTPTRPEAIAAMHEVLERQWGNPSSLHAWGGRAATALEMARMQVAGLIQAPSSDSIVFTSGGTEADNLAIMGIARWFAQPQHLIISRVEHSAIAQPVKVLEEWGWQVTRLPVNRQGRVSPVDLEAALQPNTVLVSIIYGQSEVGTLQPIERLSEITRDRGVLFHTDAVQVAGRLPLDVSRLSVDLLSLSSHKIYGPQGAGALYVRPGVELYPLVGGGGQERGLRSGTEATAAIAGFGIAAELAAMELQLEASRLRELRDGLFEQLSEVEGLSPTGDRLHRLPHHVSFCLKDTRHITGKTLVRQMNLAGIGISAGSACHSGKLSPSPILTAMGYSSREAIGGIRLTLGRQTERADVDWTAIVLKQILRRLRSPLVASESAYEERNPVSAVRSIDFS, from the coding sequence GGGGCAATCCTTCCAGTTTACACGCTTGGGGAGGGCGGGCGGCAACGGCATTGGAGATGGCGAGGATGCAGGTGGCTGGGTTAATCCAAGCGCCGTCCTCGGACTCAATTGTGTTTACTTCTGGGGGGACGGAGGCGGATAATTTAGCGATTATGGGGATTGCTCGTTGGTTTGCCCAGCCGCAACATTTGATTATTTCGAGGGTGGAACATTCGGCGATCGCCCAGCCGGTGAAGGTATTGGAAGAGTGGGGATGGCAGGTGACTCGTTTGCCGGTGAATCGCCAAGGACGAGTGAGTCCGGTGGATTTGGAGGCGGCGTTGCAACCGAATACGGTTCTGGTTTCGATTATCTACGGGCAAAGCGAGGTGGGAACTCTCCAGCCCATCGAGCGGTTGAGCGAAATTACGCGCGATCGCGGGGTGTTGTTTCATACGGATGCGGTTCAGGTTGCCGGGCGATTGCCTTTGGATGTGAGTCGGTTGTCCGTAGATTTGCTTTCACTCTCGAGTCATAAGATATACGGGCCGCAGGGGGCGGGGGCGCTATACGTGCGTCCGGGAGTTGAGTTATATCCTCTCGTGGGTGGAGGCGGACAGGAAAGGGGATTGCGCTCTGGTACGGAAGCCACGGCGGCGATCGCCGGTTTTGGGATAGCGGCGGAGTTGGCGGCCATGGAGTTACAGTTGGAGGCTTCCCGGTTGCGAGAGTTGCGCGATGGCCTGTTCGAGCAGTTATCGGAGGTGGAGGGACTATCTCCGACGGGCGATCGCCTGCATCGCTTGCCCCATCATGTTAGTTTTTGCTTAAAGGATACTCGCCACATCACGGGTAAAACCTTAGTGCGGCAAATGAATCTGGCGGGAATTGGGATTAGTGCGGGGTCGGCTTGCCATAGCGGCAAACTCTCTCCCAGTCCAATTTTGACCGCTATGGGGTATTCTTCGAGGGAGGCAATTGGTGGCATTCGCTTGACCTTAGGTCGCCAAACGGAACGAGCAGATGTAGATTGGACGGCGATAGTCCTCAAGCAGATTTTACGACGGCTGCGATCGCCGTTGGTTGCGTCGGAAAGTGCCTACGAGGAACGCAATCCAGTCAGCGCAGTGCGATCCATTGACTTTAGTTGA